From the genome of Methanobrevibacter smithii ATCC 35061, one region includes:
- a CDS encoding DNA-directed DNA polymerase — MEKNVVILDIDYVTYENKPVIRLFSKDKDKNIVLLDDTFEPYLYVAPKDDDKECQKQILDTLDDVHIEEVIKKDFQVEKTFLKVTFLNPQELAKNRDALRDLDSVDHIREHDIPFYRRYLIDRDVIPMTEVKACGEKIDSFLNLDSKKHDLEIIKLTKPLERVNDDLQDFRILSFDLEVRNPHGMPNSEVDEIIMIGVASNFGINQVISTKTNSEDRDDFVNQVESEKEMIETFIDIVKKSNVDIIVGYNSDNFDLPYLKDRAKLYGLELDLGMDDSNIKFIRRGFANAASFKGLIHVDLYLVMRRYMTLERYTLERVYYELFGEEKIDVPGEHIWEYWDSDSTELDDLFDYSLDDVVSTLKIAQQTLPLNLELTRIVGQPLFDLSRMATGQQAEWFLVKEAYFDNEIVPNKPGGSNFALRAAEEDNEGGYVKEPEIGLHENLVQFDFRSLYPSIIISKNISPDVLVIGDVENRQDYNISPEHDLKFKKEPKGFIPSVIAKILNERFKIKKAMKASVDPTEKKTLDVQQQAIKRLANTMYGIYGFPRFRWYSYECAKAITSWGRQYIKRAMKKAEDYGFYAIYADTDGFYAKYKK, encoded by the coding sequence ATGGAAAAAAACGTTGTTATTTTAGATATTGACTATGTTACTTATGAAAACAAGCCTGTAATCCGTTTATTTTCAAAAGATAAGGATAAAAACATTGTTTTGTTAGATGACACCTTTGAGCCTTATTTGTATGTTGCTCCTAAAGATGATGATAAAGAGTGTCAAAAACAGATTCTTGATACTTTAGATGATGTGCATATTGAAGAAGTTATTAAAAAGGATTTTCAGGTGGAAAAAACATTTTTAAAAGTGACTTTTTTAAATCCTCAGGAATTAGCTAAAAACAGGGATGCTTTACGTGATTTGGACTCTGTGGATCATATAAGGGAACATGATATTCCATTTTACAGAAGATATTTAATTGATCGTGATGTTATTCCAATGACTGAGGTTAAAGCCTGCGGGGAAAAAATTGATTCATTTTTAAATTTGGATTCTAAAAAACACGATTTGGAAATTATTAAACTTACCAAACCTCTTGAAAGAGTGAATGATGATTTGCAGGACTTTAGAATTTTAAGTTTTGATTTGGAAGTTAGAAATCCTCATGGGATGCCAAATTCTGAAGTTGATGAGATAATCATGATTGGAGTAGCCAGTAATTTTGGAATAAATCAGGTTATTTCAACCAAAACAAATTCTGAAGATAGGGATGATTTTGTTAATCAGGTAGAATCTGAAAAGGAAATGATTGAAACATTTATTGATATAGTTAAAAAAAGCAATGTTGATATTATTGTAGGATATAATTCTGATAATTTTGACCTTCCATATCTTAAAGACAGAGCTAAACTTTATGGTTTGGAGTTGGATTTGGGAATGGATGATTCTAATATTAAATTTATTCGAAGGGGTTTTGCAAATGCAGCTTCTTTTAAAGGACTGATTCATGTTGATTTATATCTTGTTATGAGAAGATACATGACTTTGGAGAGATATACTTTAGAGAGAGTATACTATGAATTATTTGGTGAGGAAAAAATCGATGTTCCTGGAGAACACATCTGGGAGTACTGGGACAGTGATTCAACTGAATTAGATGATTTGTTTGATTATTCTTTAGATGATGTTGTATCTACATTAAAAATCGCTCAGCAAACACTTCCGCTTAACCTGGAACTTACTCGTATTGTTGGTCAGCCTCTTTTTGACTTAAGCCGTATGGCTACGGGTCAACAGGCTGAATGGTTTTTAGTTAAGGAAGCATATTTTGACAATGAGATTGTACCAAATAAACCTGGAGGTTCAAACTTTGCACTTAGAGCTGCTGAGGAAGACAATGAAGGAGGATATGTTAAGGAACCCGAAATTGGATTGCATGAAAATTTAGTCCAGTTCGATTTCAGAAGTCTGTATCCCAGCATAATTATTTCAAAAAACATTTCTCCTGACGTGCTGGTTATTGGAGATGTTGAAAATAGACAGGATTACAATATTTCTCCGGAACATGATTTAAAATTTAAAAAAGAGCCAAAAGGTTTTATTCCGTCAGTTATAGCTAAAATTCTTAATGAAAGATTTAAAATTAAAAAAGCCATGAAAGCATCTGTTGATCCAACTGAAAAAAAGACTTTAGATGTGCAACAGCAGGCTATAAAACGTTTAGCTAATACTATGTATGGTATTTATGGTTTTCCTCGCTTCAGATGGTACTCTTATGAATGTGCAAAAGCTATTACTTCATGGGGTAGGCAATATATTAAAAGAGCAATGAAAAAAGCGGAAGATTATGGTTTTTATGCAATATATGCAGACACTGATGGTTTTTATGCTAAATATAAAAAATAA
- a CDS encoding dihydroorotate dehydrogenase electron transfer subunit gives MNDVPQIVEINEIIEETPTIKTFVFDWDMDKFGVPSPGEFVMVWNFHNEKPMSISLIDKENSRMAISVKNVGEFSSQLHDLKVGDKIGIRGSYGNGFSNDLTDKKVLAIGGGVGMAPINAIVSDLLKKGNAVDVVPAAVTKEELLFMESLEKSGAKIHPCTDDGSFGFEGFATDCTVSLLEDNSYDFAFVCGPEIMMKGIYEILEDAGISAEYSLERYMKCALGICGQCCVDNTGWRICVEGPVFKNEKIEEISEFGKYRRNAAGIKQ, from the coding sequence ATGAATGATGTTCCACAAATTGTTGAAATTAATGAAATAATTGAAGAGACTCCAACAATTAAAACTTTTGTCTTTGATTGGGATATGGATAAGTTCGGTGTTCCTTCTCCGGGGGAATTTGTGATGGTTTGGAATTTCCATAATGAAAAACCAATGTCCATTTCTTTAATTGACAAAGAAAATTCCAGAATGGCCATTAGTGTTAAAAATGTTGGTGAATTTTCATCACAGCTTCATGATTTAAAAGTTGGAGATAAAATAGGTATTCGAGGAAGCTATGGAAATGGATTTTCAAATGATTTAACTGATAAAAAAGTTTTAGCTATTGGTGGTGGAGTTGGAATGGCTCCTATTAATGCAATAGTTAGTGATTTGCTTAAAAAAGGCAATGCTGTTGATGTAGTTCCGGCAGCCGTTACAAAAGAAGAATTGCTGTTTATGGAGTCATTGGAAAAATCAGGTGCAAAGATTCATCCGTGTACTGATGATGGAAGTTTTGGATTTGAAGGATTTGCAACAGATTGTACTGTAAGTTTACTTGAAGATAACTCTTATGATTTTGCATTTGTTTGTGGTCCTGAGATAATGATGAAAGGAATCTATGAAATACTTGAAGATGCTGGAATAAGTGCAGAATATTCTCTAGAGAGATACATGAAATGTGCTCTAGGTATATGTGGTCAGTGTTGTGTTGATAATACTGGATGGAGAATCTGTGTAGAAGGGCCTGTTTTTAAAAATGAGAAAATAGAAGAAATTTCAGAGTTCGGTAAATACAGAAGGAATGCTGCAGGAATAAAGCAGTAA
- a CDS encoding fibrillarin-like rRNA/tRNA 2'-O-methyltransferase, with protein sequence MKVYLKDGQIATKNLTPGISVYGEELIQEKEEYRIWNPRRSKLAAALLNGLENLDISEDAKVLYLGASTGTTVSHISDIVTDGRIYAVEFSPTTAKKLVRLARQRTNIAPILGDATKPKNYLNITEKTDIVYCDVAQPTQSQLFMKNMNLIGKDDVIGALMIKARSIDVVQKPKKIFKEEERKLREKGFKIIEKVKLEPYEKDHIAFVVEKNF encoded by the coding sequence ATGAAAGTTTATTTGAAAGATGGACAAATAGCTACCAAAAATTTAACCCCCGGAATTTCAGTTTATGGTGAAGAGCTAATTCAGGAAAAAGAAGAATACAGAATATGGAATCCTAGACGGTCAAAATTAGCAGCAGCCTTATTAAATGGATTAGAAAATCTGGACATTTCTGAAGATGCGAAAGTCCTATACTTAGGTGCATCAACTGGAACAACAGTTTCACACATTTCAGACATAGTAACTGATGGAAGAATATATGCTGTTGAATTTTCACCAACAACAGCTAAAAAATTAGTCAGACTAGCCAGACAAAGGACTAATATTGCTCCGATTTTGGGAGATGCAACCAAACCTAAAAATTATTTGAATATAACCGAAAAAACAGACATTGTATACTGTGATGTAGCTCAACCAACACAAAGCCAACTGTTTATGAAAAACATGAACTTAATAGGGAAAGATGATGTTATAGGAGCATTAATGATTAAAGCCAGAAGTATTGATGTTGTACAAAAGCCTAAAAAGATTTTTAAAGAAGAAGAAAGAAAATTGAGAGAAAAGGGTTTTAAAATTATTGAAAAAGTAAAACTGGAACCTTACGAAAAAGACCATATTGCATTTGTAGTAGAGAAAAATTTTTAA
- a CDS encoding flavoprotein, with amino-acid sequence MIILCVTGSIAATESIKLARELKRNDMEVKCFMSEAACDIITPNAMEFATGNEVVTRLTGKIEHVKYSQEDLILVAPATANTISKFAYKLADDPISTLLITAYGHDTPILFVPSMHDSMFKAIKDNIDKIKEEGSASFIKPKMDEGKAKFPDKEDIVLEALRTINLNK; translated from the coding sequence ATGATTATATTATGTGTTACTGGCAGTATTGCCGCTACTGAATCTATTAAATTAGCTAGGGAACTTAAAAGAAATGATATGGAAGTTAAATGTTTTATGAGCGAAGCTGCTTGCGATATTATCACTCCAAATGCTATGGAATTTGCAACAGGTAATGAAGTGGTAACCAGGTTGACTGGTAAGATTGAGCATGTTAAATATTCACAAGAGGATTTGATATTAGTTGCTCCAGCTACTGCGAATACCATAAGCAAATTTGCATATAAGCTAGCTGATGACCCAATCTCTACACTTTTGATTACAGCATATGGACATGACACTCCAATTTTGTTCGTTCCGTCAATGCATGATTCAATGTTTAAGGCTATTAAAGACAATATTGATAAAATTAAAGAAGAGGGTTCTGCTTCATTTATCAAACCTAAAATGGATGAAGGCAAAGCAAAATTCCCAGATAAAGAAGATATAGTTTTAGAAGCATTAAGAACAATTAATTTAAATAAATGA
- a CDS encoding GumC domain-containing protein: MTKPNYNKKKFQDLKETIELKNAEIDELNMQLATKDKEINKFKNYITKQKYEIKTLELKVDSEINNEKAKFKELDDLQQKLNEKQEIIDDKQDQIKYLRTLIDDYKLQVHNNTENLEVQLRKISKTYEGLLAQKDLIIEKQDENIKSLLKDKEEIIKSNKTNVISLKLQNDKYRELIKKYEEKLD; the protein is encoded by the coding sequence ATGACTAAACCAAACTATAATAAAAAGAAATTTCAGGACCTTAAAGAAACAATTGAGCTAAAAAATGCAGAAATTGATGAGCTTAATATGCAGTTGGCCACTAAGGATAAGGAAATTAACAAATTTAAAAATTACATCACTAAACAAAAGTATGAAATCAAAACACTGGAACTTAAAGTGGACAGCGAGATTAATAATGAAAAAGCCAAGTTTAAGGAGTTAGATGATCTTCAACAAAAACTTAATGAAAAGCAGGAGATAATTGATGATAAACAGGACCAGATAAAATATTTAAGAACTTTAATCGATGATTATAAGTTGCAGGTTCATAATAATACTGAGAATTTGGAAGTTCAATTAAGAAAAATTTCAAAAACTTATGAGGGGCTTTTAGCTCAAAAAGATTTAATAATTGAAAAACAGGATGAAAACATTAAATCTTTATTAAAAGATAAAGAAGAAATTATTAAATCCAATAAAACCAATGTAATAAGTTTAAAATTACAGAATGATAAATATCGTGAATTGATTAAGAAATATGAAGAAAAACTTGATTAA
- a CDS encoding phosphopantothenoylcysteine decarboxylase domain-containing protein: MSMGGTYEPIDPIRGITNKSSGKMGLELAKQAYIRGFDVTLIVANVSVRIPSVFNVIKVETAGEMNKAIKKLIPSQDIFISTAAVSDFKFEDKDTHKIDSSKALSINLKPTIKIIRQIKELNPDIFLVGFKAEVNISKEDIIASAKQQIKDAGTDLVIANDVSDENCHFGSDNNKVWIVDDDIVSVPLSSKKEIANIIFDVILEKI, encoded by the coding sequence ATAAGTATGGGTGGAACTTATGAACCTATTGATCCGATAAGGGGAATAACCAACAAATCCTCTGGAAAAATGGGTTTGGAATTAGCTAAACAGGCTTATATTCGTGGATTTGATGTTACACTAATTGTAGCTAATGTTAGTGTAAGAATCCCTTCAGTATTTAATGTTATTAAAGTTGAAACAGCTGGAGAAATGAATAAAGCAATTAAGAAATTAATTCCGAGTCAGGATATTTTTATTTCAACAGCTGCAGTTTCTGATTTTAAATTTGAAGATAAGGACACTCATAAAATTGATTCTTCAAAGGCACTGTCTATAAATTTAAAACCAACCATTAAAATCATCCGCCAGATTAAAGAATTGAATCCGGATATTTTTTTAGTTGGATTTAAGGCGGAAGTTAATATTTCTAAAGAAGACATAATAGCCAGTGCAAAACAACAGATTAAAGATGCAGGAACAGATTTGGTAATAGCTAATGATGTTAGTGATGAGAATTGTCATTTTGGTTCAGATAATAATAAGGTTTGGATTGTAGACGATGATATTGTAAGTGTTCCGCTGTCTTCAAAAAAAGAAATAGCCAATATCATTTTTGATGTTATTTTGGAAAAGATTTAG
- a CDS encoding AI-2E family transporter yields the protein MEKDLKEYITPPVLLVLFLLGISLMIVSPVLNMVILGAILAYAIRPLARKITSKIKIRSVSIFLAVILVMIPLVILIAYIISVISGVLSDVLVVNPSGFNLNLDTVINQMVNSLPADISSGIDTASIKSSLSGFIKDIGNVVLDYIVSLASKLLSISVDLFILFASIYYFIRDGDNCYDFVESFIPQESKDFFERTVNSVKEVLKSIFYGHFLTSLIIGIIATVGYSLLGYSQGVFLGVLTGIFQLIPIFGPWPIYWTLAIVDLISGNYVRVVIVILFGFFLSLSDMYIRPALSSHYADIHPLILLIGFLAGPLVYGIVGFILGPLILGITYAVLDNFRIELNKSKGE from the coding sequence ATGGAAAAAGACTTAAAAGAATATATAACTCCTCCAGTATTGCTGGTACTGTTCTTGCTTGGAATATCACTAATGATTGTATCTCCGGTTTTGAATATGGTTATATTGGGGGCAATATTAGCTTATGCTATCCGCCCATTAGCTAGAAAAATAACTTCTAAAATAAAAATCAGATCAGTTTCTATTTTTCTGGCTGTAATTTTGGTTATGATTCCATTGGTTATTTTAATTGCATATATTATTTCAGTAATATCTGGTGTTTTATCTGATGTGTTGGTAGTTAATCCAAGTGGTTTTAACTTAAATTTGGATACTGTAATTAATCAGATGGTTAATAGCCTGCCGGCAGATATAAGCTCTGGTATTGATACTGCATCAATTAAATCATCTTTATCCGGTTTTATAAAGGATATTGGAAATGTGGTGCTGGATTATATTGTAAGCTTGGCCAGCAAACTTCTTTCAATTTCTGTAGATTTATTTATTTTATTCGCATCAATATATTACTTTATTCGTGATGGAGATAACTGTTATGATTTCGTTGAATCATTCATACCTCAGGAAAGTAAAGATTTCTTTGAAAGAACTGTAAATTCCGTTAAAGAGGTTTTAAAAAGTATATTTTATGGACATTTTTTAACTTCTTTAATTATTGGTATTATTGCGACTGTTGGATATTCTTTACTTGGATATTCTCAGGGAGTATTTTTAGGAGTGCTTACCGGTATTTTTCAGTTAATTCCAATATTTGGACCTTGGCCAATTTATTGGACCTTGGCTATTGTTGATTTGATTTCAGGAAATTATGTAAGGGTTGTAATTGTAATTTTATTTGGATTTTTCCTTAGTTTAAGTGATATGTATATTAGGCCAGCATTATCCAGTCATTATGCAGATATCCATCCTTTAATTTTACTTATAGGGTTTTTGGCAGGTCCATTAGTTTACGGAATTGTAGGGTTTATTTTAGGTCCATTAATACTGGGTATAACTTATGCTGTTTTAGATAACTTTAGAATAGAACTTAATAAAAGCAAAGGGGAATAA
- the pheA gene encoding prephenate dehydratase: MCNNISFLGPKGTFTHEAAYILEGNLIPYCTIPAVMESVSNGECQFGVVPIENSIEGPVGLTLDSLAHKFDLKIFKEMVIPINQNLIVNPKTVMNDITDVYSHSQAIAQCQEFIRDNEIQPHYAVSTASAAKSILGDKTKAAIGNSKAAEIYGLEILKPNIQDLDNNETRFVVLSKNDHEPTGRDKTSIIFSIYEDKPGMLYKILGVFEKESINLTKIESRPSKKGLGKYLFFVDFYGHRKDKTVQNILNELDGLTYFLKVLGSYPEF; encoded by the coding sequence ATGTGTAATAATATTTCATTTTTAGGTCCGAAAGGAACTTTTACTCATGAAGCAGCTTATATACTTGAGGGAAATTTAATTCCATATTGCACGATTCCTGCAGTGATGGAAAGTGTTTCAAATGGGGAGTGTCAATTTGGAGTAGTGCCAATTGAAAACTCTATTGAAGGTCCGGTAGGACTTACTCTAGATTCTTTAGCTCATAAATTTGATTTAAAAATATTTAAGGAAATGGTAATTCCAATTAATCAGAATTTAATTGTCAATCCTAAAACAGTTATGAATGACATAACTGATGTATATTCTCATTCTCAGGCAATAGCTCAATGTCAGGAGTTTATTAGGGATAATGAAATACAGCCCCATTATGCTGTAAGTACTGCCAGTGCAGCTAAAAGTATTTTAGGCGATAAAACAAAGGCAGCTATTGGAAATTCTAAAGCTGCTGAGATTTATGGCTTGGAAATCCTCAAACCTAATATTCAGGATTTGGATAATAACGAAACACGTTTTGTAGTTTTATCGAAAAATGATCATGAGCCTACTGGCAGGGATAAGACTTCAATAATATTCTCTATTTATGAAGATAAACCTGGTATGCTTTATAAAATATTAGGTGTTTTTGAAAAAGAAAGTATTAACTTAACAAAAATTGAATCAAGACCTTCTAAAAAAGGTTTGGGCAAATATTTGTTTTTTGTTGATTTTTATGGTCATAGAAAAGATAAAACTGTTCAGAATATTCTAAATGAACTGGATGGGCTTACTTACTTTTTAAAGGTTTTAGGTTCTTACCCGGAGTTTTAG
- a CDS encoding CBS domain-containing protein: MQIKNLMSEDLITVDKDQKLSDGLKLLAKNDVSRLPVINTNKDHQRELVGIISERDVADKLGSSKYENMPASRLHISSVMVKDVISVVETMDLADVANLMLENGIGSVPIVSDDDMMVGIVSKADFVTLAVGRAFDKITVKEVMSDDIKAVSSQERLVHARRIMIDSHVGRLPVIDGDELVGMMTSKDVMKAFINFRKNVPEKYQKTQIKEILVEEVMSDNPLSISKNASISEVANTMMDTGYNGLPVVEDNNVIGIITQTDILRLIAKLES, from the coding sequence ATGCAAATAAAAAACTTGATGTCTGAAGATTTAATCACTGTTGATAAGGATCAAAAACTTTCTGATGGTTTAAAATTATTGGCTAAAAATGATGTTTCACGTTTGCCGGTAATCAATACTAATAAAGATCATCAAAGGGAATTAGTGGGAATTATTTCAGAAAGAGATGTAGCTGATAAATTAGGTTCTTCAAAATATGAAAATATGCCCGCATCAAGACTTCATATTTCATCTGTTATGGTTAAAGATGTAATCTCTGTTGTTGAAACAATGGATTTGGCAGATGTTGCAAATTTAATGTTGGAAAACGGTATCGGTTCAGTACCTATTGTATCTGACGATGATATGATGGTTGGAATAGTTTCAAAAGCTGACTTTGTAACTCTTGCAGTTGGTAGAGCATTTGATAAAATAACTGTTAAAGAAGTAATGTCTGATGATATCAAAGCAGTATCTTCACAGGAAAGACTGGTTCATGCAAGAAGAATCATGATTGATTCTCATGTAGGAAGGTTGCCTGTTATTGATGGAGATGAACTTGTAGGTATGATGACTTCAAAAGATGTTATGAAAGCATTTATCAATTTCAGAAAAAATGTTCCTGAAAAATATCAAAAAACTCAAATTAAAGAAATTTTAGTTGAGGAAGTCATGTCTGATAATCCGTTATCTATTTCAAAGAATGCATCTATTTCCGAAGTGGCCAACACAATGATGGATACTGGTTATAATGGTTTGCCTGTTGTTGAAGACAATAATGTAATTGGTATTATAACCCAAACAGATATTTTAAGACTTATAGCTAAATTAGAGTCTTAA
- a CDS encoding dihydroorotate dehydrogenase: protein MLRTNVCGVEFRNPLMLAAGVMGSNASSMNWILKSGAAGVVSKSFSLEPNPGYANPTTVGVECGIINAIGLSNPGAENFKEELKRIDRKGNVSIASIYGATPEEFSKLVLEIEDYVDMIELNISCPHAMEGYGASIGQDANLTHKIVSAAKDSANKPVIAKLTPNVTDIVEIAVAAQDAGADALTLINSLGPGMKINIDVARPVLSNKFGGMSGKAIKPIALRNVYTVYDNVDIPIIGVGGISNFEDVVEFLFAGARAVQIGTSIMDEGVEVFGKINKDLEEFMNKKGYESIDEMIGLAHEEL from the coding sequence ATGTTGAGGACAAATGTTTGTGGAGTTGAATTTAGAAATCCTTTAATGTTGGCTGCAGGAGTTATGGGAAGTAATGCTTCTTCCATGAATTGGATTTTAAAATCCGGTGCAGCAGGTGTTGTTTCTAAATCTTTTTCTTTAGAACCGAATCCGGGATATGCAAATCCTACAACTGTAGGTGTTGAATGCGGCATTATCAATGCTATCGGTCTTTCAAATCCCGGTGCAGAAAACTTTAAAGAGGAACTTAAAAGAATTGACAGGAAAGGAAATGTTTCAATAGCTTCAATTTACGGGGCAACTCCTGAAGAATTTAGCAAGTTAGTTTTGGAAATTGAAGATTATGTTGATATGATTGAGTTGAATATTTCATGTCCTCATGCTATGGAAGGTTATGGTGCATCCATAGGTCAGGATGCTAATTTAACTCATAAAATTGTTAGTGCTGCTAAAGATAGTGCAAATAAACCAGTAATAGCTAAACTAACTCCAAATGTTACTGATATTGTTGAAATAGCTGTGGCAGCTCAGGATGCAGGAGCAGATGCATTGACTTTAATTAATTCATTAGGTCCTGGAATGAAAATCAATATTGATGTTGCAAGACCTGTTTTATCAAATAAGTTTGGCGGAATGAGCGGTAAGGCTATAAAACCAATAGCTCTTCGTAATGTTTATACTGTTTATGATAATGTAGATATTCCAATTATTGGTGTTGGAGGTATTTCAAACTTTGAAGATGTTGTTGAATTTTTATTTGCTGGAGCTAGGGCAGTTCAAATTGGTACTTCTATTATGGATGAGGGTGTAGAAGTATTTGGCAAAATCAACAAAGATTTAGAAGAATTTATGAATAAAAAAGGTTATGAATCTATTGATGAAATGATTGGCCTTGCACATGAGGAGTTGTAA
- a CDS encoding NOP5/NOP56 family protein, translating into MECYITYCIKGFLAFSEDFELITQKLFPKESIVTALMEIKNKKIVSQEKEIIEEVSKDYDKIIIESNKRISDYSGLKSFDKLEIKTPNAGGEYLRSNLEKFVGDDYLEVYQQLAIAKMKEASKSEDKHLIQAINSIDEIDESISKLIERIREWYALYFPEMDVIKNNETYVRLIAENKTKEKIIEAKPDVFLIDSDYDEEINQSDLDIMNNYANSIYELQKSRKSIENYIEDKMESLAPNLKLLVGASLGAKLISHAGGLKRLATYPSSTVQIMGAEKALFRHLKSGDRPPKYGLIYQHPQIRGAKWWNRGKIARMLASKISLACRKDIFTKDFDPNIYDEFIEKAEQIEKENPFPTKTTKKRKEEHSKSKNKHPKSKKRRKNKRRK; encoded by the coding sequence ATGGAATGTTATATAACCTATTGCATTAAAGGATTTTTAGCTTTTAGTGAGGATTTTGAATTAATAACTCAAAAATTATTTCCAAAAGAGAGTATTGTAACTGCACTAATGGAAATTAAGAATAAAAAAATAGTTTCACAGGAAAAGGAAATTATTGAAGAAGTCTCAAAAGATTATGATAAAATCATTATTGAATCAAATAAACGAATCTCCGATTATTCTGGCTTAAAATCCTTTGACAAACTAGAAATTAAAACACCAAATGCCGGTGGAGAGTATTTAAGAAGTAATTTGGAAAAATTTGTTGGTGATGACTATCTTGAAGTTTATCAGCAGTTAGCTATTGCTAAAATGAAAGAAGCATCAAAATCAGAAGACAAACATCTTATCCAAGCTATAAATTCTATTGATGAAATCGATGAATCAATCAGCAAATTAATTGAACGCATTAGGGAATGGTACGCTTTGTATTTCCCGGAAATGGATGTAATTAAAAATAATGAAACATATGTTCGTTTAATAGCTGAAAATAAAACCAAAGAAAAAATCATTGAAGCAAAGCCAGACGTATTTTTAATAGATTCCGATTATGATGAAGAAATCAACCAAAGTGATTTGGACATCATGAACAATTATGCAAATTCCATTTATGAATTGCAGAAAAGCAGAAAATCTATTGAAAACTACATTGAAGATAAAATGGAATCATTAGCACCGAATTTGAAATTATTGGTTGGAGCTTCACTTGGTGCTAAACTAATATCACATGCAGGAGGGCTTAAAAGACTAGCAACATATCCTTCAAGTACTGTTCAGATAATGGGTGCTGAAAAAGCATTGTTTAGACATTTGAAAAGTGGAGACAGACCTCCAAAATATGGTTTAATCTATCAACACCCACAAATTAGAGGAGCCAAGTGGTGGAATCGTGGAAAAATCGCCAGAATGCTTGCATCCAAAATATCATTAGCATGCAGAAAAGATATTTTCACCAAAGATTTTGATCCGAATATTTATGATGAATTTATCGAAAAGGCAGAACAGATAGAAAAAGAAAATCCGTTCCCAACAAAAACTACCAAAAAACGAAAAGAAGAACACTCAAAATCTAAAAATAAACACCCAAAATCTAAAAAAAGAAGAAAAAATAAAAGGAGGAAATAA
- a CDS encoding PsbP-related protein, translating to MKKNIICGVIIIVAIVCVFGYLIMNNVSTADLTGSSGDNATKMLSSSKGGVMVQYPSEWVLSESTSNSSVIALAKSDSIDSSKVGQVTINVEKQPIEGSFDSFINKTYTAMQHDSSFNLTSSGQVLINDKNATEYVYTSDVDGVVKEHKAIWFDKGDQAYVVLYSAPIDKFNENLNSFNYILENMQIGA from the coding sequence ATGAAAAAAAATATTATATGTGGAGTTATAATAATTGTAGCAATTGTTTGTGTGTTCGGATACTTGATTATGAATAATGTATCTACAGCTGACCTTACAGGAAGTAGTGGTGATAATGCTACTAAAATGTTAAGTTCTTCTAAAGGGGGAGTCATGGTTCAATATCCTTCTGAATGGGTGCTTTCTGAATCAACTTCAAATTCTTCAGTAATTGCTCTTGCAAAATCTGACTCTATTGATTCATCTAAAGTAGGGCAAGTTACCATCAATGTTGAAAAACAGCCTATTGAGGGAAGTTTTGATTCATTTATAAATAAGACTTATACTGCAATGCAGCATGATTCATCTTTTAATTTGACTTCATCAGGTCAGGTTTTAATCAACGATAAAAATGCTACTGAATATGTTTATACATCTGATGTAGATGGAGTAGTTAAAGAACATAAGGCTATTTGGTTTGATAAAGGAGATCAGGCTTATGTTGTATTGTATAGTGCTCCAATTGATAAATTTAATGAAAATCTAAATTCATTTAATTATATTTTAGAAAATATGCAAATTGGTGCATAA